In a single window of the Sediminicoccus sp. KRV36 genome:
- the ccoP gene encoding cytochrome-c oxidase, cbb3-type subunit III, with amino-acid sequence MPTKIEKDSITGQMTTGHEWDGIKELNTPMPRWWLYTFYACIGFALVWVVLYPALPITGATGLLGWTARGALPAQQAAERARIEPMLARLRAATPEQIAADPELRGFALAGGRVAFANNCAGCHGAGGQGAVGGFPSLADDDWIYGGSFEAIQHTIRHGVRANESDEQRGIAMPAFQATGMLNATQVSDTAEFVLSLSGRSTDAAAATRGEALYAENCASCHAERGEGNRELGAPRLNDRIWLYGGDKAAVMRSIAYSRAGVMPSWQGRLDPAMINMLTIYVHALGGGE; translated from the coding sequence ATGCCCACGAAGATCGAAAAGGACAGCATCACCGGCCAGATGACCACGGGCCATGAGTGGGACGGCATCAAGGAACTCAACACGCCGATGCCGCGGTGGTGGCTCTACACATTCTATGCCTGCATCGGCTTCGCGCTGGTCTGGGTGGTGCTCTATCCCGCGCTGCCGATCACCGGTGCCACCGGCCTGCTGGGCTGGACCGCGCGCGGCGCCCTGCCGGCGCAACAGGCGGCCGAGCGCGCGCGGATCGAGCCCATGCTGGCCAGGCTGCGCGCAGCCACGCCGGAGCAGATTGCGGCTGACCCCGAATTGCGTGGCTTCGCGCTCGCTGGCGGGCGTGTCGCCTTCGCCAATAACTGCGCGGGCTGTCACGGCGCGGGCGGCCAGGGCGCTGTTGGCGGTTTCCCGAGCCTTGCCGATGACGACTGGATCTATGGCGGCAGTTTCGAGGCGATTCAGCACACCATCCGCCACGGCGTCCGCGCGAATGAGAGCGATGAGCAGCGCGGCATCGCCATGCCGGCCTTCCAGGCGACGGGCATGCTGAACGCCACCCAGGTGAGCGATACGGCGGAATTCGTACTGAGCCTGTCCGGCCGCAGCACTGACGCCGCCGCCGCAACCCGCGGCGAGGCGCTCTACGCCGAGAATTGCGCGAGCTGCCACGCCGAGCGCGGCGAAGGCAATCGTGAACTCGGCGCGCCACGGCTGAATGACCGCATCTGGCTCTATGGCGGCGACAAGGCCGCCGTGATGCGCAGCATCGCCTATAGCCGTGCCGGCGTGATGCCCTCCTGGCAGGGCCGGCTCGACCCCGCGATGATCAACATGCTGACCATCTATGTGCATGCGCTGGGCGGGGGGGAATAG
- a CDS encoding cbb3-type cytochrome c oxidase subunit 3, whose amino-acid sequence MLEFQSLFSTLWVIWFFLLFGGILIWTLRPSKRAEWQQRGSMIFQDDESGRR is encoded by the coding sequence ATGCTTGAGTTTCAATCCCTCTTCAGCACGCTCTGGGTGATCTGGTTCTTCCTGCTCTTTGGCGGAATCCTGATCTGGACGCTGCGGCCCTCCAAGCGGGCCGAATGGCAACAACGCGGAAGCATGATCTTCCAGGATGACGAGAGCGGGAGGCGCTGA
- the ccoO gene encoding cytochrome-c oxidase, cbb3-type subunit II has product MLKKFTHGMIERNVVLLGVLTLITISIGGLAQVVPLFTIESTIERVEGVRPYTPLELLGRNIYVREGCYACHSQMIRPFRDEAERYGHFSLAAESMYDRPFQWGSKRTGPDLARVGGKYSDDWQAAHLRSPRALVPESIMPPYSFLDRPLDYRNIQQHLRAQRALGVPYSDEMLANARADLEAQARPDADGTAFSSRYARARQSAFDGNAAVVTEMDALVAYLQMLGTLVQFRDVTPAQLRQQ; this is encoded by the coding sequence ATGCTCAAGAAATTCACCCATGGCATGATCGAGCGGAATGTCGTGCTGCTCGGCGTGCTGACGCTCATTACCATCTCCATCGGCGGGCTCGCGCAGGTGGTGCCGCTCTTTACCATCGAGAGCACGATCGAGCGTGTGGAGGGTGTGCGGCCCTACACCCCGCTCGAACTGCTCGGCCGCAACATCTATGTGCGGGAGGGCTGCTACGCCTGCCACAGCCAGATGATCCGTCCCTTCCGTGACGAGGCGGAGCGCTACGGCCATTTCAGCCTGGCGGCCGAAAGCATGTATGACCGCCCCTTCCAATGGGGCAGCAAGCGCACGGGCCCGGACCTCGCGCGCGTAGGCGGCAAATACTCGGATGACTGGCAGGCGGCGCATCTGCGCAGCCCGCGCGCCCTCGTGCCCGAGAGCATCATGCCGCCCTATTCCTTCCTCGACCGGCCGCTGGATTATCGCAACATCCAGCAGCATCTGCGGGCGCAGCGGGCGCTGGGCGTCCCCTATTCCGACGAGATGCTGGCCAATGCCCGCGCCGATCTGGAAGCGCAGGCGCGGCCGGACGCGGATGGCACGGCCTTCTCCTCGCGCTACGCCCGCGCCCGCCAATCGGCCTTCGATGGCAATGCGGCGGTGGTGACGGAGATGGACGCGCTGGTCGCCTATCTGCAGATGCTCGGCACGCTCGTGCAGTTCCGCGACGTGACGCCTGCCCAGCTTCGGCAGCAGTGA
- the ccoN gene encoding cytochrome-c oxidase, cbb3-type subunit I — translation MALASAAPAGAIPVRSSPEYVEAPIRAFTIATMFWGVVGFLMGVLIASQLAFPLLNLDLEWTSFGRLRPVHTSAVIFAFGGNALIGTSLFIVQRTSRARLFGGEEMGWFLFWGYQFFIVTAALGYVLGVTQGKEYAEPEWFVDLFLTVVWVIYLIAFGGTLVRREEPHIYVANWFLLAFIITVAVLHIGNNISLPVSWGNSFSYSAPAGVQGAMIQWWYGHNAVGFFLTAGFLGMMYYFIPKQAERPVYSYRLSIVHFWSVIFLYIWAGPHHLHYTALPDWAQTLGMVFSVMLWMPSWGGMINGIMTLSGAWDKLRTNPGLRFSVTAVAFYGMSTFEGPVMSIKAVNSLSHYTDWTIGHVHSGALGWNGFITFGALYWLVPVLWKKREMFSARLIEWHFWLATLGIVLYITAMWVSGIMQGLMWRAFDELGFLQYSFVETVAAMHPYYVIRMTGGLLYLTGALLMAWNMFKTITSEELLVPAVPSTSGSVPARAVAAE, via the coding sequence ATGGCTCTGGCAAGCGCGGCCCCGGCGGGCGCGATTCCCGTGCGCAGCTCCCCCGAATATGTGGAGGCGCCCATCCGCGCCTTCACCATCGCCACCATGTTCTGGGGTGTGGTCGGCTTTCTGATGGGGGTGCTGATCGCCTCGCAGCTCGCCTTTCCGCTGCTGAACCTCGATCTGGAATGGACCAGCTTCGGCCGGCTGAGGCCCGTGCACACCAGCGCCGTGATCTTCGCCTTCGGCGGCAATGCGCTGATCGGCACCAGCCTCTTCATCGTCCAGCGCACCAGCCGCGCGCGGCTCTTTGGCGGCGAGGAAATGGGCTGGTTCCTGTTCTGGGGCTACCAGTTCTTCATCGTCACGGCCGCCTTGGGCTACGTGCTGGGCGTGACACAGGGCAAGGAATACGCGGAGCCCGAGTGGTTCGTGGACCTGTTCCTGACCGTGGTCTGGGTGATCTACCTCATCGCCTTCGGCGGCACGCTGGTCCGGCGCGAGGAGCCGCATATCTATGTGGCCAACTGGTTCCTGCTCGCCTTCATCATCACCGTCGCGGTTCTGCATATCGGCAACAACATCTCGCTGCCGGTGAGCTGGGGCAACAGCTTCTCCTACTCGGCGCCGGCTGGCGTGCAGGGGGCGATGATCCAGTGGTGGTATGGCCACAACGCGGTGGGCTTTTTCCTGACGGCCGGCTTCCTGGGCATGATGTACTACTTCATCCCCAAGCAGGCTGAGCGGCCGGTCTATTCGTACCGGCTCTCCATCGTGCATTTCTGGTCGGTCATCTTCCTCTATATCTGGGCCGGCCCGCACCACCTCCACTACACCGCGCTGCCCGACTGGGCGCAAACGCTGGGCATGGTGTTCTCGGTGATGCTCTGGATGCCGAGCTGGGGCGGGATGATCAACGGAATCATGACGCTCTCCGGTGCCTGGGACAAGCTGCGCACCAACCCTGGCCTGCGCTTCTCGGTCACCGCCGTCGCCTTCTACGGCATGTCCACCTTCGAGGGGCCGGTGATGTCCATCAAGGCGGTGAACAGCCTCTCCCACTACACCGACTGGACCATCGGCCATGTGCATTCCGGCGCCCTGGGCTGGAACGGCTTCATCACCTTCGGCGCGCTGTACTGGCTCGTCCCGGTGCTGTGGAAGAAGCGCGAGATGTTCAGCGCGCGGCTGATCGAGTGGCATTTCTGGTTGGCCACCCTTGGCATCGTTCTCTACATCACGGCGATGTGGGTCTCGGGCATCATGCAGGGCCTCATGTGGCGCGCCTTCGATGAGCTGGGCTTCCTGCAATACAGCTTCGTCGAGACCGTGGCCGCCATGCACCCCTACTACGTGATCCGCATGACGGGCGGCCTGCTCTATCTGACGGGCGCGCTGCTGATGGCCTGGAACATGTTCAAGACCATCACCAGCGAGGAGCTCCTCGTACCCGCCGTGCCCTCGACCTCCGGGTCGGTCCCTGCCCGCGCCGTTGCAGCCGAGTAA